A genomic region of Papaver somniferum cultivar HN1 chromosome 7, ASM357369v1, whole genome shotgun sequence contains the following coding sequences:
- the LOC113294340 gene encoding protein ECERIFERUM 26-like → MSTSIHAVENEVHENPVYDLKLSSVGPANVTESGVTYEPTNVDLAMKLHYLLGLYFFPKEAVEGLTIYNIKEAMFTLFNSFNMCCGRFRRSDESSRRPYIKCNDGGVRIIEAKCKYTIDECLEMKDCSLHKLLVYNQVLGTPELAISPPILVQFTWFKCGGMSIGLSWAHVLGDAFLASHLINSWGQLVSTGHPPHNLQKLESKTKMEGKRSFVDLQPLSRRVNPVGDYWKFVNNSNMITFCFQINATKLENILLKISGQCKARQIPTFECLSAIIWKTLAKIRTEVEPQVVTVCRNCYKVNNSHSGNNQIFGTVKAECQVKDANPSDLAGLMLDQTTHEKCQMDQVIEKDGRLSDFVVYGANLTFLDLEESEIYEMELKGHKPVFANYMVEGVANSGLVLVLPGPSNKGRTVTVILPENEILQLRAELGKEWCIV, encoded by the exons ATGAGTACTTCTATTCATGCAGTTGAAAATGAGGTTCATGAAAACCCGGTCTACGACTTGAAACTATCTTCAGTTGGACCGGCTAATGTCACTGAATCCGGAGTTACTTACGAACCAACTAATGTTGATTTGGCTATGAAATTACATTATCTACTAGGATTGTATTTCTTTCCAAAGGAAGCAGTTGAAGGTCTCACTATCTACAACATCAAAGAAGCGATGTTTACACTGTTTAACAGCTTTAATATGTGTTGTGGAAGGTTTCGAAGATCTGATGAATCTAGTCGAAGACCGTATATCAAATGTAACGATGGCGGTGTGAGAATAATTGAAGCTAAGTGTAAGTACACGATAGATGAGTGTCTAGAGATGAAGGATTGTTCTCTTCATAAACTTCTTGTATATAACCAGGTTCTTGGTACTCCTGAACTAGCTATTTCTCCTCCAATTCTTGTTCAG TTTACTTGGTTCAAATGTGGGGGAATGTCAATAGGGCTAAGCTGGGCTCATGTTCTTGGTGATGCATTCTTAGCTTCACATCTTATCAACTCCTGGGGACAACTGGTATCTACCGGTCATCCGCCACATAATCTGCAAAAACTTGAATCCAAAACAAAGATGGAAGGAAAACGATCTTTCGTGGATCTCCAGCCACTCTCCAGACGGGTTAATCCGGTCGGTGACTATTGGAAATTTGTGAATAACTCTAATATGATTACATTCTGTTTCCAAATTAATGCAACAAAACTGGAAAATATATTGTTGAAGATCAGTGGTCAATGCAAAGCTCGTCAAATTCCAACTTTTGAATGCCtttctgcaatcatttggaaaactttggctAAAATCAGAACAGAAGTCGAACCACAGGTTGTGACTGTTTGTCGAAATTGCTATAAAGTAAATAATTCGCATTCAGGAAACAACCAGATTTTTGGAACTGTAAAGGCTGAGTGTCAAGTCAAGGATGCGAATCCGAGTGACTTGGCAGGACTGATGCTGGATCAAACAACACATGAGAAATGCCAAATGGATCAAGTGATAGAGAAAGATGGACGTTTGTCAGATTTTGTTGTGTATGGAGCAAACCTGACTTTTCTAGATTTGGAAGAGTCTGAAATCTATGAAATGGAACTGAAAGGACATAAGCCGGTTTTTGCAAACTATATGGTCGAGGGAGTAGCAAATTCAGGGTTGGTATTAGTACTTCCAGGTCCAAGTAATAAAGGAAGGACTGTAACAGTAATTCTGCCAGAAAATGAAATTTTACAGCTGAGGGCAGAGTTAGGAAAGGAATGGTGTATTGTTTGA